From a region of the Castanea sativa cultivar Marrone di Chiusa Pesio chromosome 10, ASM4071231v1 genome:
- the LOC142613670 gene encoding transcription factor MYB78-like — translation MDFHVRACGSAKLVVGEEDMDIRRGPWTAEEDTLLMNHITLHGEGRWNSVARCAGLKRTGKSCRLRWLNYLRPDVRRGNITLKEQLLILELHSQWGNRWSKIAQYLPGRTDNEIKNYWRTRVQKQAKQLKCDVNSKQFRDAMRYVWIPRLMERIRATSESHSDQPTTDCGDPSQQVHASGSDPIDPYLMPAVSGTPSDSSEQAQISDLTECYDFSGSNYPNESTNGSGFCPQLGVDIQQAFEHGGNGWFGGGDTLDSLWNEENLSFLQQQLCDCDEI, via the exons ATGGATTTCCACGTGAGAGCTTGTGGGTCTGCAAAACTTGTTGTAGGTGAAGAGGATATGGACATTAGAAGAGGTCCATGGACAGCTGAAGAGGACACCTTGCTCATGAATCATATCACCCTCCATGGTGAAGGTCGCTGGAACTCTGTTGCTCGCTGTGCAG GTTTGAAGCGAACTGGCAAAAGCTGCAGATTAAGATGGTTAAACTATTTGAGGCCTGATGTTAGACGTGGAAATATCACTCTGAAAGAGCAGCTATTGATTCTTGAGCTCCATTCTCAGTGGGGCAAtag gtggtCCAAGATAGCGCAATACCTGCCTGGTAGGACAGACAATGAGATCAAGAACTATTGGAGAACAAGGGTACAAAAGCAAGCTAAGCAACTCAAATGTGACGTCAATAGCAAACAATTTAGAGACGCCATGCGTTACGTATGGATTCCTCGCTTGATGGAGCGGATCCGGGCCACATCCGAATCCCACTCGGATCAACCCACTACTGACTGCGGCGACCCAAGTCAACAAGTCCATGCGTCTGGGTCCGACCCAATTGACCCGTATTTGATGCCCGCTGTATCGGGCACTCCATCGGATTCATCCGAGCAGGCTCAAATCTCAGACCTAACCGAATGTTACGATTTCTCGGGTAGTAATTACCCGAACGAATCAACAAATGGGTCAGGTTTTTGCCCACAGCTGGGAGTGGATATCCAGCAAGCTTTTGAGCATGGGGGCAATGgatggtttggtggtggggacACATTGGATAGTTTGTGGAATGAAGAGAATTTGTCGTTTTTGCAACAACAGCTTTGTGATTGTGATGAGAtctga